The following coding sequences are from one Gossypium hirsutum isolate 1008001.06 chromosome A12, Gossypium_hirsutum_v2.1, whole genome shotgun sequence window:
- the LOC107929017 gene encoding splicing factor 3B subunit 1 codes for MDIDNEIAKTQEERRRKEEELASLTSLTFDRDLYGGTDRDAYVTSIPVNDEDDANLDSMDSEVARKLASYTAPKSLLKEMPRGEDEDNALGFRKPAKIIDREDEYRRRRLNQVISPDRHDAFAAGEKTPDPSVRTYADVMREQALAREKEETLRAIAKRKKEEEEAAKVEKESGGAAAAVPKRRNRWDQSQDDGSAAAKKAKTTSDWDLPDATPGIGRWDATPTPGRVSDATPSVGRRNRWDETPTPGRLADSDATPAGGVTPGATPAGVTWDATPKGLVTPTPKRQRSRWDETPATMGSATPMAGATPAVPLTPGVTPFGGTDLQTPTPSNLRGPMTPEQYNLLRWEKDIEERNRPLTDEELDAMFPQEGYKILEPPASYVPIRTPARKLLATPTPMGTPLYAIPEENRGQQFDVPKEAPGGLPFMKPEDYQYFGSLLNEENEEELTPEEQKERKIMKLLLKVKNGTPPQRKTALRQLTDKAREFGANALFNRILPLLMQPTLEDQERHLLVKVIDRVLYKLDELVRPYVHKILVVIEPLLIDEDYYARVEGREIISNLSKAAGLATMIAAMRPDIDNIDEYVRNTTARAFSVVASALGIPALLPFLKAVCQSKKSWQARHTGIKIVQQIAILIGCAVLPHLKSLVEIIEHGLNDENQKVRTITALSLAALAEAAAPYGIESFDSVLKPLWKGIRSHRGKVLAAFLKAIGFIIPLMDAIYASYYTKEVMFILIREFQSPDEEMKKIVLKVVKQCVSTEGVEAEYIRNDILPEFFRNFWVRRMALDRRNYRQLVETTVEMANKVGVADIVGRIVEDLKDESEPYRRMVMETIEKVVTNLGASDIDARLEELLIDGILYAFQEQTSDDANVMLNGFGAVVNSLGQRVKPYLPQICGTIKWRLNNKSAKVRQQAADLISRIAVVMKQCQEEQLMGHLGVVLYEYLGEEYPEVLGSILGALKAIVNVIGMTKMTPPIKDLLPRLTPILKNRHEKVQENCIDLVGRIADRGAEFVPAREWMRICFELLEMLKAHKKGIRRATVNTFGYIAKAIGPQDVLATLLNNLKVQERQNRVCTTVAIAIVAETCSPFTVLPALMNEYRVPELNVQNGVLKSLSFLFEYIGEMGKDYIYAVTPLLEDALMDRDLVHRQTAASAVKHMALGVAGLGCEDALVHLMNYVWPNIFETSPHVINAVMEAIEGMRVALGAAIVLNYCLQGLFHPARKVREVYWKIYNSLYIGSQDALVAAYPILEDEQSSEQNNIYSRPELMMFV; via the coding sequence atggatATTGATAACGAGATCGCCAAAACCCAAGAGGAGCGAAGAAGAAAGGAGGAGGAACTCGCCTCGCTTACCTCCCTCACTTTCGACCGTGATCTTTACGGCGGAACAGACAGGGATGCTTACGTTACTTCTATCCCTGTCAACGATGAAGACGATGCCAATCTTGATTCCATGGATTCCGAGGTTGCTCGGAAGCTCGCTTCTTACACGGCTCCTAAATCACTCCTCAAAGAGATGCCTCGCGGTGAAGATGAGGATAACGCGCTGGGGTTTAGGAAGCCAGCGAAAATTATTGACCGTGAAGATGAGTATAGGAGGAGGAGGTTGAACCAAGTTATTTCTCCTGATAGACACGATGCGTTTGCCGCCGGGGAGAAGACCCCGGATCCCTCTGTGAGGACTTACGCGGATGTAATGAGAGAGCAGGCGCTGGCGAGGGAGAAGGAAGAGACTTTGAGAGCTATAGCGAAGAGGAAGAAGGAGGAAGAGGAGGCTGCTAAGGTAGAGAAAGAGAGCGGTGGGGCAGCTGCTGCGGTGCCTAAGAGGAGGAATAGATGGGACCAGTCTCAAGATGACGGTAGTGCTGCAGCAAAGAAGGCTAAAACGACGTCAGATTGGGATTTGCCTGATGCTACTCCTGGTATTGGGCGTTGGGATGCTACTCCTACGCCAGGGAGAGTTTCTGATGCCACCCCATCAGTTGGGAGGAGGAATAGATGGGATGAGACACCAACACCTGGGCGTTTGGCTGATTCAGATGCAACCCCAGCAGGTGGAGTTACTCCAGGGGCCACCCCAGCTGGGGTTACATGGGATGCTACTCCAAAGGGATTGGTTACTCCCACACCGAAACGGCAGAGATCTAGGTGGGATGAGACTCCTGCAACCATGGGAAGTGCGACTCCGATGGCAGGGGCTACACCAGCGGTTCCTCTTACACCTGGGGTTACTCCTTTTGGTGGTACTGATTTGCAGACACCAACCCCAAGTAATCTTCGTGGGCCTATGACTCCTGAGCAGTATAATTTGTtgaggtgggagaaggatattGAGGAGAGGAATAGGCCATTGACTGATGAGGAGCTTGATGCTATGTTCCCACAAGAAGGTTATAAGATTTTGGAGCCGCCTGCTTCTTATGTGCCTATTAGGACACCTGCTCGAAAGCTTCTTGCTACTCCAACTCCTATGGGAACTCCACTTTATGCTATTCCTGAGGAGAATCGTGGGCAGCAGTTTGATGTGCCTAAGGAGGCACCTGGTGGATTGCCATTTATGAAGCCGGAGGATTATCAGTATTTTGGGTCATTGTTGAATGAGGAAAATGAGGAGGAATTGACACCAGAAGAGCAGAAGGAACGGAAGATTATGAAACTTCTGTTGAAGGTAAAGAATGGAACACCGCCACAAAGGAAAACTGCTTTGAGGCAGCTCACTGATAAGGCAAGGGAATTTGGTGCTAATGCATTGTTTAACAGGATTCTTCCGTTGCTTATGCAACCTACATTGGAAGATCAAGAGAGGCATCTCTTGGTTAAGGTTATTGACAGGGTTCTATATAAATTGGATGAGTTGGTTAGGCCTTATGTGCACAAGATTCTTGTTGTTATTGAACCCTTGTTGATTGATGAAGATTATTATGCTCGTGTGGAAGGTAGAGAGATCATTTCTAATCTCAGTAAGGCAGCTGGTTTGGCTACTATGATTGCTGCAATGCGTCCTGATATTGACAACATTGATGAATATGTTAGGAATACTACTGCTAGAGCATTTAGTGTTGTTGCTTCTGCTCTTGGGATTCCTGCACTTCTACCATTTTTAAAAGCTGTGTGTCAGAGTAAGAAGTCATGGCAAGCTAGGCATACTGGGATCAAGATTGTTCAGCAGATTGCTATTTTGATTGGTTGTGCTGTTCTTCCTCACTTGAAGTCTCTAGTAGAAATCATAGAACATGGTTTGAATGATGAGAATCAGAAGGTGAGGACAATCACTGCTTTATCTTTGGCTGCTCTTGCTGAGGCTGCTGCCCCTTATGGTATTGAGAGCTTTGACTCAGTTTTAAAACCTTTGTGGAAAGGTATCAGGTCTCACCGGGGTAAAGTATTGGCTGCTTTTTTAAAGGCCATTGGTTTTATCATTCCTTTGATGGATGCAATTTATGCTAGTTACTATACGAAAGAAGTTATGTTTATACTTATCCGAGAATTCCAGTCACCTgatgaagaaatgaagaaaattgTGCTAAAGGTTGTCAAGCAATGTGTTAGCACGGAAGGTGTCGAAGCTGAGTATATTAGGAATGATATCCTACCTGAGTTCTTTAGGAATTTCTGGGTGAGAAGGATGGCTTTAGATAGGAGAAATTATAGGCAGCTTGTCGAGACAACTGTTGAGATGGCAAATAAAGTAGGTGTTGCTGATATTGTAGGGAGAATAGTAGAGGATCTTAAGGATGAGAGTGAACCTTACAGGCGTATGGTAATGGAAACAATTGAGAAGGTGGTTACAAACTTGGGTGCATCTGACATTGATGCCAGGTTGGAGGAACTCTTGATTGATGGTATTCTTTATGCTTTCCAAGAGCAGACCAGTGATGATGCTAATGTAATGCTTAATGGTTTTGGTGCTGTTGTGAATTCACTTGGGCAGAGGGTGAAGCCTTATCTTCCCCAGATCTGTGGTACAATAAAATGGCGCTTGAATAACAAGAGTGCCAAGGTCAGGCAGCAAGCAGCTGATCTTATTTCAAGAATTGCAGTGGTTATGAAACAGTGTCAAGAGGAACAATTGATGGGCCATCTAGGGGTTGTTCTATATGAGTACCTGGGTGAGGAGTACCCTGAAGTTTTGGGATCTATTTTAGGTGCCCTCAAGGCAATTGTCAATGTCATTGGTATGACTAAAATGACCCCTCCAATCAAGGATTTGCTTCCAAGGTTGACACCGATTCTGAAAAATAGACATGAGAAGGTCCAGGAGAACTGTATTGATCTTGTTGGCCGTATCGCTGATCGAGGTGCAGAGTTTGTACCAGCTAGGGAGTGGATGAGGATTTGTTTTGAGCTTCTCGAGATGCTTAAAGCTCACAAGAAGGGTATTCGAAGAGCTACTGTCAATACCTTTGGATATATTGCTAAAGCCATTGGCCCACAAGATGTCCTGGCAACTCTATTGAACAATCTCAAAGTGCAGGAACGCCAGAACCGTGTTTGCACAACTGTGGCTATTGCAATTGTTGCTGAAACATGTTCACCTTTTACAGTTTTGCCAGCATTGATGAATGAGTACCGCGTGCCAGAACTTAATGTGCAGAATGGTGTCTTGAAGTCTCTTTCCTTCCTTTTTGAGTATATTGGTGAAATGGGAAAGGATTACATCTATGCTGTGACTCCATTACTTGAGGATGCTCTTATGGATAGAGATTTGGTTCACAGGCAAACTGCAGCTTCAGCTGTCAAGCACATGGCTTTGGGTGTTGCTGGGTTAGGTTGTGAGGATGCTTTAGTCCACTTGATGAACTATGTCTGGCCCAACATATTTGAGACTTCACCTCACGTAATCAATGCTGTAATGGAAGCCATCGAAGGGATGAGGGTAGCCTTAGGTGCTGCAATTGTGCTGAACTACTGTCTCCAGGGACTCTTCCATCCTGCTCGTAAGGTTAGGGAAGTGTATTGGAAGATTTATAATTCACTTTATATTGGATCCCAAGATGCTCTAGTTGCAGCGTATCCTATTCTAGAGGACGAGCAGAGTAGCGAGCAGAACAACATATATAGTAGGCCCGAGTTAATGATGTTCGTATAA
- the LOC107929032 gene encoding LMBR1 domain-containing protein 2 homolog A isoform X1, producing MMLVFYLISLPLTMGMVILTLRYFAGPAVPIYVLLTVGYTWFCSFSIIILVPADIWTTMVGHSSKAISLFWSLTYWSTFLLTWVVVPTLQGYEDAGDFTMAERLKTSVHANLVFYLCVGSLGLVGVILFIIFRRNWSGGMLGFAMACSNTFGLVTGAFLLGFGLSEIPKGIWKNADWSTGQKVLSHKVAKMAVKLDGAHQEFSNAIVVTQATSSQMTKRDPLRPYMNIIDSMLEKMLKEDSSFKPQGGRFGENDMDYDTDEKSMASLRRRLRIARDQYCRYRSEYMNFVLEALELEDTIKNYERRDATGWKFLSSFRPVRTGKLGPYLDTTEFVWRCILRKQLQKLLAVILGCMSAAILLAEATILPRGVDLSLFSILVNSVGRQELVGQITSFIPLMYMCVCTYYSLFKIGMLMFYALTPGQTSSVSLLMICSMVARYAPPISYNFLNLIDLPGKGKTVFEKRMGNIDDAVPFFGKGFNKIYPLIMVVYILLLVTNFFDRVIKYFGNWKLFKLQIEVDGTDGFDTSGLIILQKERSWLEQGYKIGENIIPLARNFSSTSIDIEPGSNNTMVNKDKSSSISRANSAAELEKMGEYKPLKEEFKQETSREALTKKYSGVREQPKNQESNSNSTEKESTSIAVDDGHSESARASLSGGLASKWESMKSGLLSFKTNLEAKNFLPLRQTQESKVPSHVSSSESLDEIFQKLKRSSMDPKDHDEDNEF from the exons ATGATGTTGGTTTTCTATTTGATCTCATTGCCTTTAACAATGGGGATGGTGATTCTCACACTGAGATATTTCGCGGGTCCAGCTGTTCCTATTTACGTCTTGTTAACCGTTGGATATACCTGGTTCTGTTCTTTCTCAATCATCATCCTCGTTCCTGCTGATATTTGGACG ACAATGGTGGGTCATTCCAGCAAAGCAATATCTTTATTCTGGAGCTTGACTTATTGGAGTACATTTCTGCTAACATG GGTTGTGGTGCCTACTCTTCAGGGTTATGAAGATGCTGGAGATTTCACCATGGCAGAAAGATTGAAGACTAGTGTACATGCAAACTTAGTCTTCTACCTCTGCGTTGGTTCTCTTGGACTTGTCGGAgtcattttattcattatttttcgCAGAAATTG GAGTGGAGGCATGCTTGGTTTTGCTATGGCTTGCTCCAATACTTTTGGGCTTGTTACTGGTGCCTTTCTTCTTGGCTTTGGTCTTAGTGAAATCCCAAAGGGCATTTGGAAGAATGCGGATTGGAGCACCGGCCAAAAGGTTCTCTCACACAAAGTTGCTAAAATGGCTGTTAAACTTGATGGCGCTCATCAAGAATTTTCAAATGCTATTGTA GTTACTCAGGCGACATCAAGTCAGATGACAAAGCGTGATCCTTTAAGACCATATATGAATATTATTGATAGCATGTTAGAGAAAATG TTAAAGGAAGATTCTTCCTTCAAACCCCAAGGTGGAAGGTTTGGGGAGAATGATATGGATTATGATACTGACGAGAAATCAATGGCGTCTCTCAGACGCCGGCTTAGGATAGCTAGAGATCAATACTGTCGGTATCGAAG TGAATATATGAACTTTGTCTTGGAAGCTCTTGAGCTGGAAGACACCATCAAAAACTATGAGCGCCGTGATGCAACTGGATG GAAATTTCTTTCAAGCTTCAGGCCTGTACGAACTGGAAAACTAGGGCCTTATCTTGATACGACTG AGTTCGTTTGGCGTTGTATTCTAAGAAAGCAACTACAAAAACTCTTGGCTGTAATTCTGGGTTGCATGTCAGCTGCAATACTTTTAGCAGAGGCTACCATACTGCCCCGTGGAGTTGATTTATCTCTCTTCTCTATTCTCGTAAATTCTGTGGGAAGGCAGGAGCTGGTTGGACAG ATTACTTCTTTCATCCCTCTGATGTATATGTGCGTCTGCACCTATTATTCCTTGTTCAAAATTGGAATGCTGATGTTCTATGCATTGACACCTGGACAAACAAGCTCAGTCAGCTTGCTTATGATATGCTc GATGGTTGCACGATATGCTCCACCAATTTCATACAACTTTCTCAATCTTATTGATCTACCTGGTAAAGGAAAAACAGTCTTCGAGAAG AGAATGGGGAACATAGATGATGCTGTTCCTTTCTTTGGTAAAGGATTCAATAAAATCTATCCCCTCATCATGGTTGTATACATACTCTTACTCGTGACAAACTTCTTTGAtcgtgtcatcaaatattttggGAACTGGAAGTTATTCAAATTACAAATTGAAGTTGATGGCACAGATGGATTTGATACGTCAGGACTAATTATCTTACAGAAAG AGCGTTCTTGGCTTGAGCAAGGGTATAAAATCGGAGAAAATATCATTCCATTGGCAAGGAATTTCAGCAGCACGAGTATTGACATCGAACCTGGCAGCAATAACACA ATGGTAAACAAGGATAAGAGTTCTTCAATTTCAAGAGCAAACAGTGCAGCTGAACTTGAAAAGATGGGTGAATATAAACCTCTGAAAGAAGAGTTTAAACAAGAGACAAGCAGAGAAGCCCTCACCAAGAAATATTCAGGCGTAAGAGAACAGCCAAAGAACCAAGAATCTAACTCGAATTCAACTGAGAAAGAATCCACATCCATTGCAGTTGATGATGGCCACTCAGAAAGTGCAAGGGCATCACTGTCTGGGGGATTAGCGTCGAAATGGGAATCGATGAAGTCCGGCCTTTTAAGTTTCAAAACGAACCTAGAAGCTAAGAACTTCCTCCCTCTACGCCAGACTCAAGAAAGTAAAGTGCCCTCCCATGTTTCCTCGTCTGAATCTCTGGATGAAATTTTCCAGAAACTGAAACGATCGAGCATGGACCCTAAAGATCATGATGAAGACAATGAATTTTGA
- the LOC107929032 gene encoding LMBR1 domain-containing protein 2 homolog A isoform X2: MMLVFYLISLPLTMGMVILTLRYFAGPAVPIYVLLTVGYTWFCSFSIIILVPADIWTTMVGHSSKAISLFWSLTYWSTFLLTWVVVPTLQGYEDAGDFTMAERLKTSVHANLVFYLCVGSLGLVGVILFIIFRRNWSGGMLGFAMACSNTFGLVTGAFLLGFGLSEIPKGIWKNADWSTGQKVLSHKVAKMAVKLDGAHQEFSNAIVLKEDSSFKPQGGRFGENDMDYDTDEKSMASLRRRLRIARDQYCRYRSEYMNFVLEALELEDTIKNYERRDATGWKFLSSFRPVRTGKLGPYLDTTEFVWRCILRKQLQKLLAVILGCMSAAILLAEATILPRGVDLSLFSILVNSVGRQELVGQITSFIPLMYMCVCTYYSLFKIGMLMFYALTPGQTSSVSLLMICSMVARYAPPISYNFLNLIDLPGKGKTVFEKRMGNIDDAVPFFGKGFNKIYPLIMVVYILLLVTNFFDRVIKYFGNWKLFKLQIEVDGTDGFDTSGLIILQKERSWLEQGYKIGENIIPLARNFSSTSIDIEPGSNNTMVNKDKSSSISRANSAAELEKMGEYKPLKEEFKQETSREALTKKYSGVREQPKNQESNSNSTEKESTSIAVDDGHSESARASLSGGLASKWESMKSGLLSFKTNLEAKNFLPLRQTQESKVPSHVSSSESLDEIFQKLKRSSMDPKDHDEDNEF, from the exons ATGATGTTGGTTTTCTATTTGATCTCATTGCCTTTAACAATGGGGATGGTGATTCTCACACTGAGATATTTCGCGGGTCCAGCTGTTCCTATTTACGTCTTGTTAACCGTTGGATATACCTGGTTCTGTTCTTTCTCAATCATCATCCTCGTTCCTGCTGATATTTGGACG ACAATGGTGGGTCATTCCAGCAAAGCAATATCTTTATTCTGGAGCTTGACTTATTGGAGTACATTTCTGCTAACATG GGTTGTGGTGCCTACTCTTCAGGGTTATGAAGATGCTGGAGATTTCACCATGGCAGAAAGATTGAAGACTAGTGTACATGCAAACTTAGTCTTCTACCTCTGCGTTGGTTCTCTTGGACTTGTCGGAgtcattttattcattatttttcgCAGAAATTG GAGTGGAGGCATGCTTGGTTTTGCTATGGCTTGCTCCAATACTTTTGGGCTTGTTACTGGTGCCTTTCTTCTTGGCTTTGGTCTTAGTGAAATCCCAAAGGGCATTTGGAAGAATGCGGATTGGAGCACCGGCCAAAAGGTTCTCTCACACAAAGTTGCTAAAATGGCTGTTAAACTTGATGGCGCTCATCAAGAATTTTCAAATGCTATTGTA TTAAAGGAAGATTCTTCCTTCAAACCCCAAGGTGGAAGGTTTGGGGAGAATGATATGGATTATGATACTGACGAGAAATCAATGGCGTCTCTCAGACGCCGGCTTAGGATAGCTAGAGATCAATACTGTCGGTATCGAAG TGAATATATGAACTTTGTCTTGGAAGCTCTTGAGCTGGAAGACACCATCAAAAACTATGAGCGCCGTGATGCAACTGGATG GAAATTTCTTTCAAGCTTCAGGCCTGTACGAACTGGAAAACTAGGGCCTTATCTTGATACGACTG AGTTCGTTTGGCGTTGTATTCTAAGAAAGCAACTACAAAAACTCTTGGCTGTAATTCTGGGTTGCATGTCAGCTGCAATACTTTTAGCAGAGGCTACCATACTGCCCCGTGGAGTTGATTTATCTCTCTTCTCTATTCTCGTAAATTCTGTGGGAAGGCAGGAGCTGGTTGGACAG ATTACTTCTTTCATCCCTCTGATGTATATGTGCGTCTGCACCTATTATTCCTTGTTCAAAATTGGAATGCTGATGTTCTATGCATTGACACCTGGACAAACAAGCTCAGTCAGCTTGCTTATGATATGCTc GATGGTTGCACGATATGCTCCACCAATTTCATACAACTTTCTCAATCTTATTGATCTACCTGGTAAAGGAAAAACAGTCTTCGAGAAG AGAATGGGGAACATAGATGATGCTGTTCCTTTCTTTGGTAAAGGATTCAATAAAATCTATCCCCTCATCATGGTTGTATACATACTCTTACTCGTGACAAACTTCTTTGAtcgtgtcatcaaatattttggGAACTGGAAGTTATTCAAATTACAAATTGAAGTTGATGGCACAGATGGATTTGATACGTCAGGACTAATTATCTTACAGAAAG AGCGTTCTTGGCTTGAGCAAGGGTATAAAATCGGAGAAAATATCATTCCATTGGCAAGGAATTTCAGCAGCACGAGTATTGACATCGAACCTGGCAGCAATAACACA ATGGTAAACAAGGATAAGAGTTCTTCAATTTCAAGAGCAAACAGTGCAGCTGAACTTGAAAAGATGGGTGAATATAAACCTCTGAAAGAAGAGTTTAAACAAGAGACAAGCAGAGAAGCCCTCACCAAGAAATATTCAGGCGTAAGAGAACAGCCAAAGAACCAAGAATCTAACTCGAATTCAACTGAGAAAGAATCCACATCCATTGCAGTTGATGATGGCCACTCAGAAAGTGCAAGGGCATCACTGTCTGGGGGATTAGCGTCGAAATGGGAATCGATGAAGTCCGGCCTTTTAAGTTTCAAAACGAACCTAGAAGCTAAGAACTTCCTCCCTCTACGCCAGACTCAAGAAAGTAAAGTGCCCTCCCATGTTTCCTCGTCTGAATCTCTGGATGAAATTTTCCAGAAACTGAAACGATCGAGCATGGACCCTAAAGATCATGATGAAGACAATGAATTTTGA
- the LOC107929032 gene encoding LMBR1 domain-containing protein 2 homolog A isoform X3 codes for MGYEDAGDFTMAERLKTSVHANLVFYLCVGSLGLVGVILFIIFRRNWSGGMLGFAMACSNTFGLVTGAFLLGFGLSEIPKGIWKNADWSTGQKVLSHKVAKMAVKLDGAHQEFSNAIVVTQATSSQMTKRDPLRPYMNIIDSMLEKMLKEDSSFKPQGGRFGENDMDYDTDEKSMASLRRRLRIARDQYCRYRSEYMNFVLEALELEDTIKNYERRDATGWKFLSSFRPVRTGKLGPYLDTTEFVWRCILRKQLQKLLAVILGCMSAAILLAEATILPRGVDLSLFSILVNSVGRQELVGQITSFIPLMYMCVCTYYSLFKIGMLMFYALTPGQTSSVSLLMICSMVARYAPPISYNFLNLIDLPGKGKTVFEKRMGNIDDAVPFFGKGFNKIYPLIMVVYILLLVTNFFDRVIKYFGNWKLFKLQIEVDGTDGFDTSGLIILQKERSWLEQGYKIGENIIPLARNFSSTSIDIEPGSNNTMVNKDKSSSISRANSAAELEKMGEYKPLKEEFKQETSREALTKKYSGVREQPKNQESNSNSTEKESTSIAVDDGHSESARASLSGGLASKWESMKSGLLSFKTNLEAKNFLPLRQTQESKVPSHVSSSESLDEIFQKLKRSSMDPKDHDEDNEF; via the exons ATG GGTTATGAAGATGCTGGAGATTTCACCATGGCAGAAAGATTGAAGACTAGTGTACATGCAAACTTAGTCTTCTACCTCTGCGTTGGTTCTCTTGGACTTGTCGGAgtcattttattcattatttttcgCAGAAATTG GAGTGGAGGCATGCTTGGTTTTGCTATGGCTTGCTCCAATACTTTTGGGCTTGTTACTGGTGCCTTTCTTCTTGGCTTTGGTCTTAGTGAAATCCCAAAGGGCATTTGGAAGAATGCGGATTGGAGCACCGGCCAAAAGGTTCTCTCACACAAAGTTGCTAAAATGGCTGTTAAACTTGATGGCGCTCATCAAGAATTTTCAAATGCTATTGTA GTTACTCAGGCGACATCAAGTCAGATGACAAAGCGTGATCCTTTAAGACCATATATGAATATTATTGATAGCATGTTAGAGAAAATG TTAAAGGAAGATTCTTCCTTCAAACCCCAAGGTGGAAGGTTTGGGGAGAATGATATGGATTATGATACTGACGAGAAATCAATGGCGTCTCTCAGACGCCGGCTTAGGATAGCTAGAGATCAATACTGTCGGTATCGAAG TGAATATATGAACTTTGTCTTGGAAGCTCTTGAGCTGGAAGACACCATCAAAAACTATGAGCGCCGTGATGCAACTGGATG GAAATTTCTTTCAAGCTTCAGGCCTGTACGAACTGGAAAACTAGGGCCTTATCTTGATACGACTG AGTTCGTTTGGCGTTGTATTCTAAGAAAGCAACTACAAAAACTCTTGGCTGTAATTCTGGGTTGCATGTCAGCTGCAATACTTTTAGCAGAGGCTACCATACTGCCCCGTGGAGTTGATTTATCTCTCTTCTCTATTCTCGTAAATTCTGTGGGAAGGCAGGAGCTGGTTGGACAG ATTACTTCTTTCATCCCTCTGATGTATATGTGCGTCTGCACCTATTATTCCTTGTTCAAAATTGGAATGCTGATGTTCTATGCATTGACACCTGGACAAACAAGCTCAGTCAGCTTGCTTATGATATGCTc GATGGTTGCACGATATGCTCCACCAATTTCATACAACTTTCTCAATCTTATTGATCTACCTGGTAAAGGAAAAACAGTCTTCGAGAAG AGAATGGGGAACATAGATGATGCTGTTCCTTTCTTTGGTAAAGGATTCAATAAAATCTATCCCCTCATCATGGTTGTATACATACTCTTACTCGTGACAAACTTCTTTGAtcgtgtcatcaaatattttggGAACTGGAAGTTATTCAAATTACAAATTGAAGTTGATGGCACAGATGGATTTGATACGTCAGGACTAATTATCTTACAGAAAG AGCGTTCTTGGCTTGAGCAAGGGTATAAAATCGGAGAAAATATCATTCCATTGGCAAGGAATTTCAGCAGCACGAGTATTGACATCGAACCTGGCAGCAATAACACA ATGGTAAACAAGGATAAGAGTTCTTCAATTTCAAGAGCAAACAGTGCAGCTGAACTTGAAAAGATGGGTGAATATAAACCTCTGAAAGAAGAGTTTAAACAAGAGACAAGCAGAGAAGCCCTCACCAAGAAATATTCAGGCGTAAGAGAACAGCCAAAGAACCAAGAATCTAACTCGAATTCAACTGAGAAAGAATCCACATCCATTGCAGTTGATGATGGCCACTCAGAAAGTGCAAGGGCATCACTGTCTGGGGGATTAGCGTCGAAATGGGAATCGATGAAGTCCGGCCTTTTAAGTTTCAAAACGAACCTAGAAGCTAAGAACTTCCTCCCTCTACGCCAGACTCAAGAAAGTAAAGTGCCCTCCCATGTTTCCTCGTCTGAATCTCTGGATGAAATTTTCCAGAAACTGAAACGATCGAGCATGGACCCTAAAGATCATGATGAAGACAATGAATTTTGA